A genomic window from Aethina tumida isolate Nest 87 chromosome 4, icAetTumi1.1, whole genome shotgun sequence includes:
- the LOC109596361 gene encoding propionyl-CoA carboxylase beta chain, mitochondrial-like, with protein MSVRALNNCLLFSLKNNKNSIIKNCLRTTSSAAHTLKVAEKIKEKRKEALLGGGIKRIDAQHKKGKLTARERIQLFCDDDSFVEYDMFVEHTCTDFGMEKQKFPGDSVITGHGLVNGRPVYVFSQDFTVFGGSLSSIHAKKICKIMDQALMVGAPVIGLNDSGGARIQEGVDSLAGYADIFQRNVLASGVIPQISLIMGPCAGGAVYSPAMTDFTFMVEDTSYLFITGPDVVKSVTNEDVTQQELGGAKTHTSVSGVAHNSFNNDVEALLYLRDFLGFLPQSNKSPVPIRACDDPCDLDVPLLDTVVPPETTAAYDMLDVILAIVDERDFFEIMPKYAKNIIVGFARMNGRTVGIVGNQPKVAAGCLDINASVKAARFVRFCDAFNIPLITLVDVPGFLPGINQEHSGIIRHGAKLLYAYAEATVPKLTVITRKGYGGAYDVMSSKHLRGDVNYAWPTAEVAVMGAKGAVTILYRGKPDVEKYEAEYIEKFGNPFSAAQRGFVDDIIEPRTTRWRLCRDLDLLQTKELKNPAKKHGNIPL; from the exons ATGTCTGTGCGGGCACTAAACAACTGTCTGCTGTTCAGTTTAAAgaacaacaaaaattcaatCATAAAAAACTGCCTAAGAACCACGAGCTCAGCTGCACACACTCTTAAGGTAGCAGAAAAAATTAAGGAGAAACGGAAGGAGGCTTTGCTGGGTGGTGGTATCAAAAGAATCGATGCTCAGCACAAAAAG ggAAAATTGACTGCAAGAGAACGCATACAACTATTCTGCGATGATGACAGCTTCGTTGAATACGATATGTTCGTTGAACACACCTGCACCGACTTCGGAATGGAAAAACAAAAG TTTCCAGGAGATTCGGTGATCACAGGCCATGGTTTGGTGAACGGACGTCCGGTCTATGTGTTCAGCCAAGACTTCACAGTATTTGGTGGAAGCTTGTCCAGCATCCACGCCAAAAAGATCTGCAAAATCATGGACCAAGCTCTGATGGTCGGAGCTCCGGTCATAGGTCTTAATGACTCAGGTGGTGCCAGAATCCAAGAGGGAGTCGATTCTCTGGCTGGATACGCAGACATTTTCCAAAGAAACGTTTTGGCTTCTGGAGTCATCCCTCAG ATCTCTTTAATTATGGGGCCTTGCGCTGGTGGTGCCGTGTACTCACCAGCAATGACTGACTTTACTTTCATGGTGGAGGACACTTCCTACCTTTTTATCACGGGGCCAGATGTTGTAAAG TCGGTGACAAATGAAGACGTGACACAACAAGAGCTGGGTGGTGCCAAAACGCACACCTCAGTTTCAGGAGTTGCTCACAATTCGTTCAACAATGATGTGGAGGCTTTGTTGTATCTGCGTGACTTCCTAGGATTTTTACCTCAGTCCAACAAGTCCCCAGTGCCCATCAGAGCTTGTGATGACCCATG tGATTTGGATGTTCCCCTATTGGACACAGTGGTACCACCAGAGACGACAGCAGCCTACGACATGCTGGACGTCATTCTGGCCATAGTGGATGAAAGAGACTTTTTCGAAATCATGCCCAAATATGCCAAAAACATTATAGTGGGCTTCGCCAGAATGAATGGAAGAACAGTGGGAATCGTAGGTAACCAGCCCAAAGTGGCTGCTGGTTGCTTGGACATTAACGCTTCGGTGAAGGCGGCAAGATTTGTTAGATTTTGTGATGCCTTCAACATTCCTCTGATCACTTTAGTGGACGTACCAGGATTTTTGCCTGGTATCAATCAGGAGCATTCTGGAATCATCAGGCATGGTGCCAAATTGTTGTATGCTTATGCTGAGGCTACAGTACCCAAACTGACCGTCATTACAAGAAAA ggATATGGTGGTGCCTATGATGTGATGTCTTCCAAGCACTTAAGAGGTGATGTAAATTATGCTTGGCCTACTGCAGAGGTTGCAGTTATGGGTGCCAAAGGAGCTGTTACTATTTTATACAGGGGCAAACCAGATGTAGAGAAGTATGAAGCCGAGTATATCGAGAAATTTGGAAACCCATTCTCAGCAGCTCAAAGAGGTTTCGTTGACGACATAATTGAACCAAGAACCACAAGGTGGAGATTGTGTAGGGACTTGGATCTTTTACAAACCAAAGAATTGAAGAATCCAGCTAAGAAGCATGGAAACATtccattgtaa